One Neochlamydia sp. AcF84 DNA segment encodes these proteins:
- the xseA gene encoding exodeoxyribonuclease VII large subunit has product MNLPTSEPVVLSVTQLTQAIKLSLEGTFPNVWLQGEISNCKPHSSGHIYFSLKDAHAQINAIIWRQEAALLRSPPKDGMQVLVRGAINVYPTRGNYQIVIYEMKPVGLGELLIKLEELKQKIHRFGWFKKEHKKSLPCMPNRIGIITSPTGAAIQDILNILTRRSGGLNLLINPVRVQGEEAAQEIAQAIHFFNEHNLVDVIIVGRGGGSIEDLWCFNQEIVAEAIFYSQIPIISAVGHETDHCIADYVADVRAPTPSAAAEIVIADKLEQLKHLEQIKKRLTQNISHKVLQSRQHLSAFLKQPMLSSPYYLLGPWIQRLDDNRQQLDYLIKQKIFSLRLILEASNKRLQTLKPSSQIVYLQEKIKYWDKNIYHQIRHIIDSKKEQLESISVALHLINPKNLLTKGYSILFSEKDDSVITSVTNIHKNQDLRIYLSDGEVLSTVKEIKASE; this is encoded by the coding sequence ATGAATCTCCCCACCTCAGAACCAGTAGTTTTATCTGTCACCCAATTGACTCAGGCAATCAAACTGTCTTTAGAAGGCACTTTCCCCAATGTATGGTTACAAGGAGAAATTAGCAACTGTAAACCTCATTCTTCTGGGCATATATATTTCTCTCTTAAGGATGCCCATGCGCAGATCAACGCTATCATCTGGCGGCAAGAAGCTGCTTTATTGCGATCCCCTCCCAAAGACGGTATGCAAGTTTTAGTTAGGGGGGCAATTAATGTCTATCCTACACGAGGAAATTATCAGATTGTGATCTATGAGATGAAGCCAGTAGGCCTGGGAGAGTTATTGATAAAGCTAGAAGAACTAAAACAAAAAATTCATCGCTTTGGATGGTTTAAAAAAGAGCATAAAAAGTCCCTTCCTTGCATGCCTAATCGTATAGGTATAATTACTAGTCCTACAGGAGCAGCTATTCAAGATATTCTAAACATTTTAACAAGACGTTCGGGAGGGCTTAACCTTCTTATTAATCCGGTGCGAGTTCAAGGCGAAGAAGCAGCACAGGAAATCGCCCAAGCGATCCATTTTTTTAATGAGCATAATTTAGTAGATGTAATAATTGTAGGCCGAGGAGGGGGAAGTATTGAAGATTTGTGGTGCTTTAACCAAGAAATTGTAGCGGAAGCAATTTTTTATAGCCAAATCCCCATTATTTCTGCAGTAGGACACGAGACAGATCATTGCATTGCCGATTATGTTGCTGATGTTCGCGCTCCTACGCCTTCTGCAGCTGCAGAAATCGTCATTGCTGATAAACTTGAGCAACTTAAACACTTAGAACAAATAAAAAAAAGGCTTACGCAAAACATTTCTCACAAAGTGCTTCAATCCAGGCAACACTTAAGCGCATTTCTTAAGCAGCCGATGCTTTCTTCGCCTTATTATCTGTTAGGACCGTGGATCCAAAGGCTGGATGATAACCGTCAGCAGCTCGATTATTTAATCAAGCAAAAAATTTTTAGTCTTCGCCTTATCTTAGAAGCTTCTAATAAAAGGCTGCAAACTCTCAAACCTTCATCTCAAATTGTATACTTGCAAGAGAAAATAAAATATTGGGATAAAAATATTTACCATCAAATAAGGCATATTATAGATTCCAAAAAAGAGCAATTAGAAAGTATTTCAGTAGCTTTGCACCTAATCAATCCTAAAAACCTTTTAACCAAAGGTTATTCTATTCTCTTTTCTGAAAAGGATGATTCAGTTATAACTTCCGTAACTAACATCCATAAGAATCAAGACCTTCGGATATATTTATCAGATGGGGAAGTTCTTTCAACTGTAAAGGAAATTAAAGCCAGTGAATGA
- a CDS encoding exodeoxyribonuclease VII small subunit, whose amino-acid sequence MNEKDLSFEAAFVRLEEILEKMNSGAISLDESLKLYEEADRLISSCQKRLLEAERKIEILVKNRNGEVVLDPDKKPLTQEFNS is encoded by the coding sequence GTGAATGAAAAAGACCTTAGCTTTGAAGCCGCTTTTGTACGGCTGGAAGAAATTTTAGAGAAAATGAATTCAGGGGCAATTAGCTTAGATGAATCATTAAAGCTATATGAAGAAGCCGATAGGCTTATTTCTAGCTGCCAAAAGAGGCTATTAGAAGCAGAGCGTAAAATTGAAATATTAGTGAAAAATCGTAATGGTGAGGTAGTATTAGATCCAGATAAAAAGCCACTCACGCAAGAATTTAATTCATAG
- a CDS encoding 1-deoxy-D-xylulose-5-phosphate synthase: MSTTILETIQSPEDIKPLPLAALNTLADEIRRRIIEVMSINGGHLASNLGAIELTLALHKAFSSPVDKFLWDVSHQTYTHKILTGRNQLFPTIRQYKGLCGFSHPKESPHDHFYAGHAGTALSLGLGLAKNRDLTKRSEYILPIIGDATLTCGLSLEALNNIPRDLKRFIVILNDNEMSISKNVGAITRILSRLLSNPTTDKIYQELDTLVSKIPSYGPFLAKQSHKITESMKNLVSPAAFFEHYGLSYIGPIDGHDIKKMVEVFEEIKDAKWPVLLHILTNKGQGMEEAVKNPISYHGARPFNPGTGKFLPALTAKLTFPKIFGSHLLKMAENDPSVVAVTPAMSAGSCLEDFMKKFPERCHDVGIAESHAITYCGGLAYGRKMKVFASIYATFLQRALDNVFHDVCLQELPVIFAVDRSGISGPDGATHHGIYDLSFLNAMPNMIISQPRDGHMLRELMESAPIWGHPAAIRYPNMVTEDREEPLNYRFPGKGEILAEGEDILIISLGHMNTIAFQVREILQQQGYHPTIMDPIFVKPLDADLICKLLMSHQKIVTLEEHSVASGMGNVINHFLLSNGYTNIQVLNFGIPEIFLDQGSHADIIQEIGLTAPQIAQRILLHFSLQTTQKAHA; the protein is encoded by the coding sequence ATGAGCACGACTATCCTGGAGACAATTCAATCCCCCGAAGACATAAAACCGCTTCCTTTAGCCGCCTTAAACACGCTTGCAGATGAGATCAGACGGCGTATTATTGAGGTCATGTCAATTAATGGAGGGCATCTTGCTTCCAATTTAGGAGCTATTGAACTAACTCTTGCCTTACATAAAGCATTTTCTTCCCCTGTGGACAAATTTTTATGGGATGTAAGCCACCAGACCTACACGCACAAAATTTTAACGGGACGCAATCAACTATTTCCCACCATCCGCCAGTACAAAGGATTGTGCGGCTTTAGCCATCCTAAAGAATCCCCCCATGATCACTTTTATGCAGGACATGCTGGTACCGCGCTATCCTTAGGTTTGGGGCTGGCAAAAAACCGCGATCTAACCAAGCGTTCTGAGTATATCCTCCCTATTATTGGCGACGCTACCCTTACCTGCGGCTTATCTTTAGAAGCATTAAATAATATTCCTCGAGATTTAAAACGTTTTATTGTGATCTTAAATGACAATGAAATGTCCATCTCTAAAAATGTAGGCGCTATTACGCGAATTTTAAGTCGTTTACTTAGCAACCCAACTACCGATAAGATTTATCAAGAGCTAGATACTCTGGTTTCAAAAATCCCTAGCTATGGACCTTTTTTGGCCAAACAGAGCCATAAAATTACTGAATCAATGAAAAATTTAGTAAGCCCTGCGGCTTTCTTTGAGCATTACGGACTTTCTTATATCGGTCCCATTGATGGCCATGATATCAAAAAAATGGTAGAAGTTTTTGAAGAAATTAAAGATGCAAAATGGCCTGTCCTTCTCCATATATTAACTAATAAAGGGCAAGGCATGGAAGAAGCCGTTAAAAATCCCATTTCTTATCATGGAGCTCGGCCCTTCAACCCAGGCACAGGTAAATTTTTACCAGCATTAACCGCCAAACTTACTTTTCCAAAAATTTTTGGAAGCCATCTTTTAAAGATGGCTGAAAACGATCCGAGTGTAGTGGCCGTCACACCTGCTATGTCTGCAGGTTCATGTTTAGAAGACTTTATGAAGAAATTTCCTGAGCGTTGTCATGATGTCGGAATTGCCGAATCTCATGCAATTACTTATTGTGGAGGCTTAGCATATGGTCGTAAAATGAAGGTATTTGCCTCTATTTATGCGACCTTTCTTCAAAGAGCTTTAGATAATGTCTTTCACGATGTATGTCTACAAGAGCTCCCTGTCATCTTTGCCGTAGATAGAAGTGGAATTTCAGGCCCCGACGGCGCTACTCATCATGGAATTTATGATCTTTCATTTTTAAATGCTATGCCCAATATGATCATCAGTCAGCCTCGTGATGGCCATATGTTACGCGAGCTGATGGAATCAGCACCTATATGGGGCCATCCAGCTGCGATACGTTATCCTAATATGGTTACAGAAGATAGGGAAGAACCTTTAAATTACCGCTTTCCCGGGAAAGGAGAAATTCTAGCGGAAGGTGAAGATATTTTAATTATTTCTTTAGGACATATGAATACTATAGCCTTTCAAGTACGTGAGATTCTCCAACAGCAAGGCTATCATCCTACTATTATGGACCCTATTTTTGTAAAACCTTTAGATGCAGATCTTATTTGTAAATTGCTGATGTCTCATCAAAAAATTGTCACTTTAGAAGAACATTCTGTCGCTTCGGGAATGGGTAATGTTATCAATCATTTTTTACTTTCTAATGGCTATACAAATATTCAAGTATTAAATTTCGGTATCCCAGAAATTTTTCTTGATCAAGGGAGCCATGCAGATATTATCCAGGAAATTGGTTTAACCGCACCCCAAATTGCTCAACGTATTCTCTTACATTTTTCCTTGCAAACAACTCAGAAAGCTCACGCTTAA
- a CDS encoding NAD(+)/NADH kinase translates to MHIALFPNMIKKTSGEIAQQIAAFLKKRNACVYAEDEIADEVDAARLSSISPEKIDYIISLGGDGTILRVIQRHPELTAPLMAINFGGLGFMADIPIQETYQSLENLLANKMVISERMMMAGRTEDNRTCYAVNDIIFHRAENLSLIEISIFVDDIYLNTYCADGIIVATPSGSTAYSMAAGGPILAPNLRAFVITPICPHTTSNRPIVLLPSHQIRIEYISKLKPIEVTYDGFSSFRMKTGEKFYLSCAKKKFRLVNLLHHDFYSTLRSKLGWSGKLKTDEI, encoded by the coding sequence ATGCATATTGCGCTTTTTCCTAATATGATAAAAAAAACATCAGGGGAAATTGCGCAGCAAATTGCTGCTTTTCTTAAAAAAAGAAACGCGTGTGTTTATGCGGAAGATGAGATAGCTGATGAGGTTGATGCAGCCCGCCTATCAAGTATTTCGCCTGAAAAGATTGATTATATTATTTCTTTAGGCGGTGATGGAACTATTCTTCGTGTGATTCAACGTCATCCCGAACTAACAGCACCTCTAATGGCCATCAATTTTGGTGGCTTAGGATTTATGGCCGACATACCTATTCAGGAAACTTATCAAAGTCTTGAAAACCTTTTAGCAAATAAAATGGTTATAAGTGAACGCATGATGATGGCTGGGAGAACAGAGGATAATCGAACATGCTATGCTGTGAATGACATTATTTTCCACCGGGCTGAAAATCTTTCCCTTATCGAAATTTCAATTTTTGTCGATGACATTTATTTAAATACTTACTGCGCCGATGGAATTATTGTGGCAACACCTAGTGGTTCTACAGCTTACTCGATGGCCGCAGGAGGCCCTATTTTAGCTCCTAACTTAAGAGCTTTTGTCATTACTCCTATCTGTCCTCACACTACTTCCAATCGCCCTATTGTCCTTCTACCCTCGCATCAAATCCGTATTGAATACATAAGCAAACTCAAACCCATTGAAGTTACTTATGATGGATTTTCTAGCTTCCGAATGAAAACTGGGGAAAAATTTTATTTAAGTTGTGCTAAAAAAAAGTTTCGCTTGGTTAACCTGCTCCATCATGATTTTTACTCTACACTGCGTTCTAAGCTGGGTTGGTCAGGAAAATTGAAGACAGATGAAATATGA
- a CDS encoding DUF11 domain-containing protein, translated as MSKGECRPAKIWLKCDIEGELCACFCATAVPVRFCSILCAKPVLTCKKSGPEQVAPGEPVEYAITVTNHGSCTAEDVVVTDNLPEGVEHVSCQKTLVYKLGSLEPCQSKTVNICTTAVKRGKFTNTAVVTACNADSVSCESTVCISCCQMECTKVGPKEQQIGKNADYQIIVMNTGDLPLTDVVIVDHAPPSTSIVTANGATISGNTATWRLREMKPGEKVSFNTTLTTCVAGCFTNKVDVTNCQNCNGHCESMTHWKGRPALNVSVAQTENPICIDDSTAYNIVVVNQGSEPDSNVQVVVTFPEEVQAIGVSGDASGQISGNTVKFASVKNVAARQTLRYRVDAKAKKSGDARVKFEVSSDAIKTPIVQQESTIVN; from the coding sequence ATGAGTAAAGGCGAATGCCGCCCAGCAAAAATATGGTTAAAGTGTGATATCGAAGGTGAACTTTGCGCCTGCTTCTGTGCTACAGCAGTACCTGTTCGTTTTTGTTCCATCCTTTGTGCTAAACCAGTTCTTACTTGCAAAAAATCTGGACCCGAGCAAGTAGCTCCAGGCGAGCCTGTTGAATACGCCATTACTGTAACAAACCATGGAAGCTGCACAGCAGAAGATGTGGTGGTCACAGATAACCTCCCAGAAGGTGTAGAGCATGTAAGCTGCCAAAAAACTTTAGTTTATAAGCTTGGCTCTTTAGAACCTTGCCAATCTAAAACTGTTAACATCTGCACTACAGCTGTTAAACGTGGCAAGTTCACCAATACTGCCGTTGTGACTGCCTGCAATGCTGATTCGGTATCTTGCGAATCAACAGTATGCATTTCTTGCTGTCAAATGGAGTGCACAAAAGTAGGACCAAAAGAGCAGCAAATCGGCAAAAACGCTGATTACCAAATTATAGTCATGAATACAGGTGACCTACCTTTGACAGATGTGGTAATCGTTGACCATGCGCCTCCTTCAACATCGATTGTAACTGCTAATGGAGCAACAATTAGCGGTAATACAGCGACATGGAGATTAAGAGAAATGAAACCAGGTGAAAAAGTATCTTTCAATACTACACTCACCACCTGCGTAGCGGGCTGCTTTACTAATAAGGTAGATGTTACAAACTGTCAGAATTGCAATGGTCATTGTGAATCGATGACTCATTGGAAAGGACGCCCTGCCTTAAACGTGTCAGTAGCTCAGACAGAGAATCCTATCTGCATTGATGACTCTACAGCTTACAATATTGTAGTTGTGAACCAAGGTTCAGAACCTGACAGTAATGTACAAGTTGTAGTTACCTTCCCAGAGGAAGTTCAAGCAATAGGAGTATCTGGTGATGCTTCAGGCCAAATTTCTGGTAATACAGTTAAGTTTGCATCTGTTAAAAATGTAGCAGCTAGACAAACACTAAGATATCGTGTGGATGCCAAAGCTAAAAAATCTGGCGATGCACGCGTTAAATTTGAAGTTTCTTCAGATGCAATCAAGACACCTATCGTTCAACAAGAAAGCACGATAGTGAACTAA